The Meiothermus sp. CFH 77666 genome segment ACTGGATGCCGTTCCACTGTCGCCGGTTGCCGCCTCCCCGAATGACCGTGATGCCGCCCAGGTCTTCCACAATGCCCTGGTCAATGGGGCCGGTGCCGAGGGTCTTTTCGCTCATAGAGACTCCTGTTTCCGACGAGGGATTTGGTTCACAGGTTAATCTTCCAGGGCCAAACGCACAAGGCGGTCGAGCAGGTCGGGGTAAGCGAGCCCGCTGGCCTGCCAGAGCTTGGGGTACATGCTGGTAGGGGTAAAACCGGGGATGGTGTTGAACTCGTTGAGATACAGCGCACCCTCGCCCGACAGGAAAAAATCCACTCGAGCCATCCCCCGCACACCCAGGATGCGGTAAGCAGCTATCGCAGTGGCCCGAATTTTTTCCGAAAGTTCGGGGGCGATTGGTGCGGGCAGGTGCAGTTGCGCCTTGCCCTCGGTGTACTTGGTCTCGTAGTCGTAAAACTCGGCCTGGTAGGTAATCTCGCCCACCACGCTGGCCTCCGCGTGGATGTTGCCCAGTAGCGCCACTTCCAGCTCACGCACCCCTTGCACGCCTTGCTCGACCAGCACTTTGCGATCCCAGGCGAAGGCTTCGGCCAGGGCTTTGGTAGCATCCTGGTCGGCCCTGACCTTGGAGATGCCCACCGAGGAGCCGGTGTTGGCCGGTTTGACAAAGTAGGGGGGCTTGAAGGGCGGCTCGGGGGTGGGCTCGCCTTTGTAAAAGGTTACCCAGGGAACTACCGGAATACCGGCCTGGTGCAGTACCCGCTTGCACAGATCCTTGTCCATGCACAGCGCCGAACTGGCCACGCCTGCGCCCACAAAGGGCAGCCCCAGCAGTTGTAGAAAGCCCTGAATGACGCCATCCTCGCCCACCGGGCCGTGTAGTAGAGGAAAGGCCACGTCGTAGCGCTGCCAGGGAATGTCGGGTGGAAAGCGGTGGGTGCCGTGTTCGGCCACTCCGGCCACCAGGGCTTCGCGGGCGTCCTCCCCCAGCAGCCAGAGGCCATCTTTGGCAATCACGGCCAACTCGGTGGGATGGGGCATGGCTGCCAGAACCCCCCGCGCTGATGATAGAGAAACCTCATGCTCCCCGGGCGGCCCCCCAGCGATGAGTAAAATGTGCAAATTGTTCACAATGTGTATTGTAGTGTGGTACGTGCGGTATGCAAACTTCAATCTGCTAAATTCCAATCCTTACGCCATCGCTTGATCTGCGAGAGGTGTGGGTAGTACGAAGAGAGGTTTCGGTTGAAATATGAACCTCATCGCGTTTTACACGAACACTCCAGATGCGATGCGGAGTGTTTTACCCAGAACAGCAAAACTCGCTGTTCTGGGTATTCGTGGGAACCGCTGT includes the following:
- a CDS encoding D-alanine--D-alanine ligase family protein, with product MHILLIAGGPPGEHEVSLSSARGVLAAMPHPTELAVIAKDGLWLLGEDAREALVAGVAEHGTHRFPPDIPWQRYDVAFPLLHGPVGEDGVIQGFLQLLGLPFVGAGVASSALCMDKDLCKRVLHQAGIPVVPWVTFYKGEPTPEPPFKPPYFVKPANTGSSVGISKVRADQDATKALAEAFAWDRKVLVEQGVQGVRELEVALLGNIHAEASVVGEITYQAEFYDYETKYTEGKAQLHLPAPIAPELSEKIRATAIAAYRILGVRGMARVDFFLSGEGALYLNEFNTIPGFTPTSMYPKLWQASGLAYPDLLDRLVRLALED